In Opitutaceae bacterium TAV5, one genomic interval encodes:
- a CDS encoding DNA-binding protein, translating into MLHKRSTLVAVFAHDGAPILEHRHTSRQNIVGRQVARIRSNLALTQEMLAARCGVAGWDISRGTLAKIEAGVRCVTDLEAAILALALRVSLHDLYPADIASRLKKLPPAGR; encoded by the coding sequence GTGCTCCATAAACGGAGCACATTGGTGGCTGTTTTCGCGCACGATGGAGCTCCGATATTGGAGCACCGCCATACCAGTCGTCAGAACATCGTCGGCCGTCAGGTCGCCCGTATCCGGAGCAATCTCGCTCTCACCCAGGAGATGCTGGCGGCCCGGTGCGGCGTCGCCGGGTGGGACATCTCGCGAGGAACGCTGGCCAAGATCGAGGCGGGCGTCCGCTGCGTAACCGATCTGGAAGCCGCCATTCTGGCTCTCGCGCTCAGGGTGTCGCTCCACGATCTTTATCCCGCCGACATCGCCTCCCGGCTGAAAAAGCTGCCGCCGGCAGGCCGCTGA
- a CDS encoding aldo/keto reductase gives MRKKTPENPSAAASEKSVPSGGMSRAGFLRLLGGGTLCAAMMRSGLAGERVARQMPTRPIPASGEALPIVGCGTYVAFDVADDSAEYRRLAGVLQALFDAGGSVIDSSPMYGRAEAVTGRLLGEMAGGHRAFLATKVWTSGREAGIRQMQRSQELLGAGPIDLMQIHNLLDWRTHLATLRDRKERGLIRYLGVTHYTSSAYPQLESVLRAEKPDFVQLNYSLGDRAAEERLLPLARDLGVAVIVNTPFGGGGLLRSLSSRPLPSWAAETGAESWAQLLLKFVLGHPAVTCAIPGTGNPAHMASNAAAAFGPLPDEAMRRRIVAAWRG, from the coding sequence ATGAGAAAGAAAACACCGGAAAATCCGTCCGCCGCAGCCTCCGAAAAATCCGTGCCGTCCGGCGGCATGAGCCGGGCCGGCTTTCTGCGGTTGCTCGGCGGCGGCACCCTGTGCGCGGCGATGATGCGGTCCGGTCTGGCCGGCGAACGCGTCGCCCGCCAGATGCCGACGCGCCCCATCCCTGCCAGCGGCGAGGCGCTGCCGATCGTCGGTTGCGGTACCTATGTGGCTTTCGACGTGGCCGACGACAGCGCGGAATACCGGCGACTGGCCGGCGTGCTGCAGGCGCTCTTCGACGCCGGCGGCTCCGTCATCGACAGTTCGCCGATGTACGGCCGGGCCGAAGCCGTGACGGGCAGGCTGCTGGGCGAGATGGCCGGCGGACACCGCGCCTTTCTCGCAACCAAGGTCTGGACGAGCGGCCGCGAGGCGGGCATCCGGCAGATGCAGCGTTCGCAGGAATTGCTGGGCGCCGGACCCATCGACCTGATGCAGATTCACAACCTGCTCGACTGGCGCACGCACCTCGCAACGCTGCGCGACCGGAAGGAACGCGGCCTCATCCGCTACCTCGGCGTGACGCACTACACTTCCTCCGCCTACCCGCAACTGGAGTCCGTGCTGCGTGCGGAAAAACCGGATTTCGTGCAACTGAACTACTCGCTCGGCGACCGCGCCGCGGAGGAGCGCCTGCTGCCGCTCGCCCGGGACCTCGGCGTGGCCGTGATCGTGAACACGCCCTTCGGCGGAGGCGGTCTGCTGCGCTCCCTGAGCAGCCGACCCCTGCCGTCATGGGCGGCGGAAACCGGCGCGGAAAGCTGGGCGCAGCTCCTGCTCAAGTTTGTCCTCGGCCACCCGGCGGTCACCTGCGCCATTCCCGGAACGGGCAACCCCGCGCACATGGCGAGCAACGCGGCTGCCGCCTTCGGCCCCCTTCCCGACGAGGCCATGCGTCGGCGGATCGTCGCCGCCTGGCGCGGATGA
- a CDS encoding membrane protein yields the protein MDRRLLLFFGLLAPVVIWSWIAPHDRFTWWLEAAPVVAGGALILVFRKKFPLTTLLLALVWVHCVILLVGAHYTYARVPLFDWLRDLTGGARNNYDKLGHFAQGFVPALLAREILLRTSPLGRRAPGDARPSRWLAPLVVSVCLAFSAFYELVEWAAALLTGAAAEDFLGTQGDPWDTQSDMALALVGAVVALLALSRLHDRGLRKIANIPGNTYIRHP from the coding sequence ATGGATCGCCGTCTCCTTCTCTTTTTCGGTCTGCTCGCTCCCGTCGTGATCTGGTCCTGGATCGCGCCGCACGACCGTTTCACCTGGTGGCTGGAAGCCGCGCCGGTCGTGGCCGGCGGCGCGCTGATCCTCGTCTTTCGCAAAAAATTTCCGCTCACGACCTTGTTGCTCGCACTCGTCTGGGTCCATTGCGTGATCCTGCTCGTCGGCGCTCATTACACCTACGCGCGCGTGCCGCTCTTCGACTGGCTGCGCGACCTGACCGGCGGCGCCCGCAACAACTACGACAAGCTCGGCCATTTCGCGCAGGGATTTGTCCCCGCCCTCCTCGCTCGCGAAATCCTGCTGCGCACCTCCCCGCTCGGCCGTCGCGCCCCCGGTGACGCCCGCCCGAGCCGCTGGCTTGCGCCGCTGGTCGTGAGCGTGTGCCTCGCGTTCAGCGCGTTTTACGAACTCGTGGAGTGGGCGGCGGCGCTGCTCACAGGCGCGGCCGCCGAAGACTTTCTCGGCACGCAAGGCGATCCGTGGGACACGCAAAGCGACATGGCCCTCGCCCTCGTCGGAGCGGTGGTCGCCCTGCTGGCACTCTCGCGCCTGCATGACCGGGGTCTGCGGAAAATTGCCAACATCCCGGGCAACACTTACATCAGGCATCCATGA
- a CDS encoding malate dehydrogenase (catalyzes the oxidation of malate to oxaloacetate), protein MSKTPIRVAVTGAAGQIGYSLLFRIASGAMFGPEQPVILQLIEVPVEKVLKALEGVAMELDDCAFPLLKNIILTDKPEVGFKDANWSLLVGAKPRGPGMERADLLKDNGKIFTGTGKIIDEVAADDARVAVVGNPANTNCMIAASKAKRLTPDRFTAMVRLDENRARTQLAKKAGVDTTAVKDIFIYGNHSPTMFPAFAHATINGKPAAEVIGDDAWLKGPFCETVGKRGAAIIAARGLSSAASAANALVDHVRSLVTPGAIHSVAVKSNGVYGFDPEVWAGVPVRTTTPGSYEIITGYALDDFAKQKIAATNKELVDERAMVAELLG, encoded by the coding sequence ATGAGCAAAACTCCCATCCGCGTAGCAGTTACCGGAGCCGCCGGCCAGATCGGCTACTCGCTCCTCTTCCGCATCGCTTCGGGCGCCATGTTTGGCCCCGAGCAGCCCGTCATCCTCCAGTTGATCGAAGTGCCCGTCGAGAAAGTCCTGAAGGCTCTCGAAGGCGTCGCCATGGAGCTCGACGACTGCGCTTTCCCGCTGCTGAAAAACATCATCCTCACCGACAAGCCCGAAGTCGGCTTCAAGGATGCCAACTGGTCGCTGCTCGTCGGCGCCAAGCCCCGCGGCCCCGGCATGGAGCGTGCCGACCTGCTCAAGGACAACGGCAAGATCTTCACCGGCACCGGCAAGATCATCGACGAAGTCGCGGCCGATGACGCCCGCGTCGCCGTCGTGGGCAACCCCGCCAACACCAACTGCATGATCGCCGCCTCCAAGGCGAAGCGCCTCACTCCCGATCGCTTCACCGCCATGGTCCGCCTCGACGAGAACCGCGCCCGCACCCAGCTCGCCAAAAAGGCCGGCGTGGACACCACCGCGGTCAAGGACATCTTCATCTACGGCAACCACAGCCCGACCATGTTCCCGGCCTTCGCGCATGCCACGATCAACGGCAAGCCCGCCGCCGAGGTTATCGGCGACGACGCCTGGCTCAAGGGCCCGTTCTGCGAGACGGTCGGCAAGCGTGGCGCCGCCATCATCGCCGCCCGCGGCCTGTCCTCGGCCGCCTCGGCCGCCAACGCCCTCGTCGACCACGTCCGCTCGCTGGTGACGCCCGGTGCCATCCATTCGGTCGCCGTCAAGAGCAACGGCGTCTACGGCTTCGATCCCGAAGTCTGGGCCGGCGTTCCCGTGCGCACCACCACGCCCGGCAGCTACGAGATCATCACCGGCTACGCGCTGGACGACTTCGCGAAGCAGAAGATCGCCGCGACCAACAAGGAGCTCGTCGACGAGCGCGCGATGGTCGCCGAGCTGCTCGGCTGA
- a CDS encoding family 1 glycoside hydrolase, with product MSTSRANKIVRAWLESPTHGIIELAHDWRARHVPPLLLGDGERFTTLTRVPDYTFGIDHAYMLNRKGDIVFFIPQDARPLPRGDTLPPIPGTARLRDDRDSPPPADTVYLAGDFNHWNPVGQAEWELHPATFEGFPLLVWSGPAERFFAAPGQPLVRFKFVTAAGRWFDVPATAPNALRDDLGNYNRTVDPERTGWHLFRFTVPAPLDLAQSWSVQWQGDGSVPLMPGPFFYNLHTTLPLGAIVREEETTFRIFAPRAHSVELHICENLERQDACHDYVLKRRPDSHGDAGVWEVVLTGNLHGWYYWYTIDGPRDAFGLFNPAHRILDPWALATVGPLGPAIVIDRSWLGRGERIRDYMTPDWQDLVIAEAHVRDLAARAPLSLSPDERRGFTGLRRWVESPDFYLHRLGVNCVELQPVQEADNKTPAEYHWGYMTNNFFAPTSSYALDPARASGLKEFQELVAAFHRRGIAVILDVVYNHVGEPAHLMFIDRLYYFEQDASGKLANWSGCGNDLRAGSAMATRLIIESCTHLVEAFGVDGFRFDLADLIGVPVLGQVERALKRVKPDIILIAEPWSFRGHIAGALRDTGWASWNDGYRNFLREYVRGGSNSETFEYFLKGSPWYYAKWPAQTVNYVESHDDRTWIDAITENYNGSGDHPTAADRARTHLMAAVLFMSIGIPMLSAGQDFIRSKQGINNTYQMGDINALDYRRIYRFPTTHTYFADWIAFRRSETGRLLRHFSRASEGFFRFIRDEHSTAAAVIYNADCSRGATQLLFAINPLDRDVTLRLGDDVATPDWKQLADQEHFFRPTMRRTARRLEPDLYLPPLGCGLWMRES from the coding sequence ATGTCCACGAGTCGCGCCAACAAAATCGTCCGAGCCTGGCTGGAATCTCCCACCCACGGCATTATCGAACTCGCTCACGACTGGCGCGCGCGCCACGTTCCGCCGCTTCTGCTCGGTGACGGAGAACGCTTCACCACGCTGACGCGCGTCCCCGACTACACGTTCGGGATCGACCACGCCTACATGCTCAACCGCAAGGGCGACATCGTCTTCTTCATCCCGCAGGATGCCCGTCCGCTGCCCCGGGGCGACACGCTGCCGCCCATTCCCGGCACGGCCCGGCTTCGCGACGACCGCGATTCGCCGCCTCCGGCCGATACCGTTTACCTCGCCGGCGATTTCAACCACTGGAATCCCGTCGGCCAGGCCGAGTGGGAGCTCCACCCGGCAACTTTCGAGGGTTTCCCGCTGCTCGTCTGGAGCGGACCGGCGGAGCGGTTTTTTGCCGCCCCCGGCCAGCCTCTCGTCCGTTTCAAGTTCGTGACCGCCGCCGGCCGCTGGTTCGACGTGCCCGCCACTGCGCCCAACGCCCTGCGCGACGATCTCGGCAACTACAACCGCACCGTCGATCCCGAGCGCACCGGGTGGCACCTCTTCCGTTTCACCGTGCCCGCCCCTCTCGACCTGGCGCAGTCCTGGAGCGTGCAATGGCAGGGCGACGGCAGCGTGCCGCTCATGCCCGGTCCGTTTTTCTACAACCTCCACACCACGCTCCCCCTCGGCGCGATCGTCCGCGAGGAGGAAACGACCTTCCGCATCTTCGCCCCCCGCGCCCACTCCGTGGAGCTGCACATCTGCGAAAACCTCGAGCGCCAGGACGCTTGCCACGACTACGTCCTCAAGCGCCGTCCCGACAGCCACGGCGATGCCGGCGTCTGGGAAGTCGTGCTCACGGGCAACCTCCACGGCTGGTACTACTGGTATACGATCGATGGCCCGCGCGATGCCTTCGGCCTCTTCAACCCGGCTCACCGCATCCTCGACCCGTGGGCGCTCGCCACGGTCGGCCCGCTCGGCCCGGCCATCGTCATCGACCGCTCCTGGCTCGGTCGCGGAGAGCGTATTCGCGATTACATGACGCCCGACTGGCAGGATCTCGTCATCGCCGAGGCCCACGTGCGCGACCTCGCCGCGCGCGCCCCGCTTTCCCTCTCCCCCGACGAACGCCGCGGCTTCACCGGCCTGCGCCGCTGGGTCGAATCCCCCGACTTCTACCTGCACAGGCTCGGCGTCAACTGCGTCGAATTGCAACCCGTCCAGGAGGCCGACAACAAGACCCCGGCCGAGTACCACTGGGGCTACATGACCAACAACTTCTTCGCGCCGACCAGCAGCTACGCGCTCGACCCGGCGCGCGCCTCCGGCCTGAAGGAGTTTCAGGAACTCGTCGCCGCCTTCCACCGCCGCGGCATCGCCGTGATCCTCGACGTCGTCTACAACCACGTCGGCGAGCCCGCGCACCTCATGTTCATCGACCGGCTCTACTACTTCGAGCAGGACGCCTCGGGCAAACTCGCCAACTGGAGCGGCTGCGGCAACGACCTGCGCGCCGGCTCCGCCATGGCCACGCGCCTCATCATCGAAAGCTGCACCCACCTCGTCGAGGCCTTCGGCGTGGACGGCTTCCGCTTCGACCTCGCCGACCTCATCGGCGTGCCCGTGCTCGGCCAGGTCGAGCGCGCCCTCAAGCGCGTCAAGCCCGACATCATCCTCATCGCCGAGCCCTGGAGCTTCCGCGGCCACATTGCCGGCGCCCTGCGCGACACCGGCTGGGCGTCGTGGAACGACGGATACCGCAACTTCCTGCGCGAATACGTCCGCGGCGGCAGCAACTCCGAAACCTTCGAATATTTTCTCAAGGGCTCGCCCTGGTACTACGCCAAGTGGCCGGCGCAGACCGTCAACTACGTCGAATCGCACGACGACCGCACCTGGATCGACGCCATCACGGAAAACTACAACGGCAGCGGCGATCACCCCACCGCCGCCGACCGCGCGCGCACCCACCTCATGGCCGCCGTGCTCTTCATGTCGATCGGCATCCCCATGCTTTCCGCCGGTCAGGATTTTATCCGGTCCAAGCAGGGCATCAACAACACCTACCAGATGGGCGACATCAACGCCCTCGACTACCGCCGCATCTACCGGTTCCCGACCACGCACACGTATTTTGCCGACTGGATCGCCTTCCGCCGCAGCGAGACCGGCCGCCTGCTCCGCCATTTCTCGCGAGCCAGCGAAGGTTTTTTCCGCTTCATCCGCGACGAACACAGCACCGCCGCGGCCGTGATCTACAACGCCGACTGCTCCCGGGGAGCCACGCAACTTCTCTTCGCGATCAACCCGCTCGATCGCGACGTCACGCTCCGCCTTGGCGACGACGTGGCCACGCCGGACTGGAAACAGCTCGCCGACCAGGAGCACTTTTTCCGCCCTACCATGCGCCGCACCGCCCGCCGCCTGGAGCCGGATCTCTACCTCCCGCCGCTCGGCTGCGGCCTCTGGATGCGGGAAAGCTGA
- a CDS encoding twitching motility protein has protein sequence MQPVVSALNKSSGLPAKGGPAVTPAPRNTASPFGSRSPFANRAAGPLNSLDEALQFGESRSASDIHFMLNAPLGLRVDGDIVKMKDLPVGEPLINEVLDLLTPEQRRLFLEEGHAADFAINRIDRDMRCHLYKAGGRPALAVRFMRSKIPSMEDVMLPPAFQAIIKEGRPTGLILVTGYTGSGKSTTLAAAIDYLNQHNALNIVTLEQPVEYRYTPAKSLIHQREVGRDVPSFQAGMVDAMREDPDVILIGELRDAETVKAAVSAAETGHLVFGTLHTRNASGTISRIFDVVPADERDQIRTMVASSLLSVLCQRLVPRMNGGRVAAFELLLNCPAVAGAIRENKPGQVGNEIAVKKDMGMIDFDTCLVDYVRKKLITPETAIESSDRPDEIRRRLGMAIRRPGAGAPGAAPAAGGRAP, from the coding sequence ATGCAACCGGTCGTATCAGCGCTGAACAAATCATCCGGGCTTCCCGCCAAGGGAGGGCCGGCGGTGACGCCTGCGCCACGCAACACCGCATCGCCTTTCGGTTCCCGGTCGCCCTTTGCGAATCGTGCCGCCGGTCCGCTCAACAGCCTCGACGAGGCCCTCCAGTTCGGGGAAAGCCGCAGTGCTTCGGACATCCATTTCATGCTCAACGCCCCTCTCGGGCTCCGGGTAGACGGTGATATCGTCAAGATGAAGGATCTGCCCGTGGGGGAACCCCTCATCAACGAGGTGCTGGACCTGCTTACGCCCGAGCAACGCAGGCTTTTTCTGGAAGAAGGCCATGCGGCCGACTTCGCCATCAACCGCATCGATCGCGACATGCGCTGCCACCTCTACAAGGCCGGCGGCCGGCCCGCGCTCGCGGTGCGTTTCATGCGTTCGAAGATCCCGTCGATGGAGGACGTGATGCTGCCCCCCGCCTTCCAGGCCATCATCAAGGAAGGCCGCCCCACGGGGCTCATCCTGGTCACCGGTTACACCGGTTCCGGCAAATCCACCACGCTCGCCGCCGCCATCGATTACCTCAACCAGCACAACGCCCTCAACATCGTCACTCTCGAGCAGCCGGTCGAATACCGCTACACGCCCGCCAAAAGCCTCATTCACCAGCGCGAGGTCGGGCGCGATGTGCCCAGCTTCCAGGCCGGCATGGTGGACGCCATGCGCGAGGACCCGGACGTGATCCTGATCGGCGAGCTTCGCGACGCGGAGACGGTCAAGGCGGCCGTCTCCGCGGCCGAGACCGGTCACCTGGTTTTCGGCACCCTGCACACCCGCAACGCTTCCGGCACGATCAGCCGTATCTTCGACGTCGTCCCGGCCGACGAGCGCGACCAGATCCGCACGATGGTGGCCTCGTCGCTGCTTTCGGTGCTCTGCCAGCGGCTGGTCCCGCGCATGAACGGCGGGCGCGTCGCCGCCTTCGAACTTCTGCTCAACTGTCCCGCCGTCGCCGGCGCCATCCGCGAGAACAAGCCCGGCCAGGTCGGCAACGAAATCGCCGTCAAGAAGGACATGGGCATGATCGATTTCGACACCTGCCTGGTCGATTACGTCCGCAAGAAACTCATCACGCCCGAGACGGCGATCGAAAGCTCCGACCGCCCGGACGAGATCCGCCGCCGCCTCGGCATGGCCATCCGCAGACCCGGCGCGGGGGCTCCCGGCGCCGCTCCCGCCGCTGGCGGGCGCGCCCCCTGA
- a CDS encoding type II secretory pathway, component PulD, producing the protein MRSSVRQSASSSRRVFLAIAATVSVACGVAKPASAQPTTISARTVPAAASSPGFSPAEILMRRVPYFSQDKQPIADVMQALGRAYGISVLCEKDLKADIQAEFHNMTLQGILDAICTNEGFYWDLEESGYIFVRRHKTIVYQIEYPLLDRHGKTSASISLGQNSVDGDDSGGGGGGSSGKDNDTATISLDSTTDSKFWNDLQSNLNSLKAGPDESFLFDKFSGTLVATASRDTHHRLSRYLATLNARIGQQVEILGKLVEVQLDDQNKLGVDWSLAKTSIAGNNGSMEFLGSTNVEDALGGLTFADDTIVGTIAMGKVSAVLHALSQQGNLNAVTAPRLVTLNNQTAFIKDTEDRPFFRRTSSYSRYDYGSGSGSAPSYESNEYEIDSVSIGTIVAITPHIADNGDITLDITPAITRLKEERTSPDKASNAPALYVKMASTIVRLRSGETAIIGGILTDSEISRTRSIPGLGSLPLLGRLFRTEAVAKQKSELVIFLTPRILQPGRSLTHAGSREAFELSRYGQLNHPYPAAGASAAPALPAAHLLPSPPRAISAGSGVSRPVEVISVFD; encoded by the coding sequence ATGCGTTCCTCCGTCCGTCAATCCGCCTCTTCTTCCCGGCGCGTTTTTCTCGCCATCGCCGCCACCGTGTCGGTCGCATGCGGCGTGGCGAAGCCGGCGAGTGCGCAGCCGACGACGATTTCCGCCCGGACGGTTCCGGCGGCCGCTTCCTCTCCGGGTTTTTCGCCGGCCGAGATCCTCATGCGCCGCGTCCCCTATTTCAGCCAGGACAAGCAGCCGATCGCCGACGTCATGCAGGCCCTGGGACGCGCCTACGGCATCAGCGTGCTTTGCGAAAAAGACCTGAAGGCCGACATCCAGGCCGAATTTCACAACATGACCCTGCAAGGCATTCTCGATGCCATCTGCACCAACGAGGGCTTTTACTGGGATCTGGAAGAGTCCGGATATATTTTTGTCCGCCGGCACAAAACGATCGTCTACCAGATCGAATACCCGCTGCTGGACCGCCACGGAAAGACCTCCGCCAGCATCAGCCTCGGGCAGAACAGTGTCGATGGTGACGACAGCGGAGGAGGCGGCGGAGGCAGCAGCGGCAAGGACAACGATACGGCGACCATCAGCCTGGATTCGACCACCGACAGCAAGTTCTGGAACGATCTGCAGAGCAACCTCAACAGCCTGAAGGCCGGTCCCGACGAGAGTTTCCTCTTCGACAAGTTTTCCGGCACGCTTGTCGCCACCGCCTCGCGCGACACCCACCACCGCCTTTCCCGCTACCTGGCCACGCTCAACGCCCGCATCGGACAACAGGTCGAGATTCTCGGCAAACTCGTCGAGGTGCAGCTCGATGACCAGAACAAGCTGGGCGTCGACTGGTCGCTGGCCAAGACCTCCATCGCCGGCAACAACGGCAGTATGGAATTCCTCGGCTCCACCAACGTCGAGGATGCGCTGGGAGGCCTCACTTTCGCCGACGACACCATCGTCGGCACCATCGCCATGGGCAAGGTGAGCGCCGTTCTCCACGCGCTTTCCCAGCAGGGCAATCTCAACGCCGTGACGGCCCCGCGGCTGGTCACGCTCAACAACCAGACCGCCTTCATCAAGGATACCGAAGACCGTCCCTTTTTCCGCCGCACCTCGTCGTATTCGCGATATGACTACGGTTCCGGATCGGGAAGCGCGCCCTCGTACGAATCCAACGAATACGAAATCGACAGCGTCTCGATCGGCACGATCGTCGCCATCACTCCGCACATCGCCGACAATGGCGACATCACCCTCGACATCACCCCGGCCATCACGCGCCTGAAGGAGGAGCGGACCTCGCCGGACAAGGCATCCAACGCCCCGGCCCTGTACGTCAAGATGGCCTCCACCATCGTCCGGCTCCGTTCCGGAGAGACGGCGATCATCGGCGGCATTCTCACCGATTCCGAAATCTCCCGGACGCGCTCCATCCCCGGCCTGGGATCGCTTCCCCTCCTCGGGCGCCTGTTCCGGACGGAAGCCGTGGCCAAGCAGAAAAGCGAACTGGTGATCTTTCTGACGCCGCGCATTCTCCAGCCCGGGCGCTCTCTCACACATGCGGGCAGCAGGGAAGCGTTCGAGCTCAGCCGTTACGGTCAGCTCAACCACCCGTATCCGGCCGCCGGCGCCTCTGCCGCCCCGGCGTTGCCGGCAGCGCATCTGCTCCCCTCGCCGCCGCGCGCCATCTCCGCCGGCAGCGGAGTCTCCCGTCCCGTGGAGGTCATCTCCGTCTTCGACTGA
- a CDS encoding secretion system protein E, whose protein sequence is MNPVTPRNAAASTAPRPGTLAPAARADVSATGKGNPDSGRGVRPPASADPVAVAPVRPGAPATGGGTPGRFESDFLWMPEALRKRHIGESSIKLATEYYNQRGRRMSFGAVLVELGIVTPTNLTQLIASHHGLPTTSLANIRIPADVTRIIPPTIARRFRVVVLRRTGNKVALAVSDPSIPGFSEVISILTRHGINEIDYHIAADAEVLAKLDELFATKADVSDPGRFFDLLVTDAVNMGVSDIHVVPEETLTQIKFRIDGVIHPYRVVDGAVRESIAARIKMKGNLDIALKHIPQDGRAKLVLAGKKINLRFSSLPTLFGESIVIRILDQSKGIVPLERLGMLDDTKAAILAAANAPFGFTYFVGPTGSGKTTSLYSIINTLDVTNYTMMTLEDPIEYEFRNIRQTEVTESLTFGLGLRSLLRQDPDYILVGETRDKETAELSMRAALTGHTGFSTLHANTALGGIARLIDIGVEPSIIIGAVNLFVSQRLIRRLCECKEPHPQSAALAEIHGIRLEPGQSLWRPRPGGCPKCNGNGYKGRVGLYECRPVEPFADVIVRLGKDALRECEALARKLCATETEQTGSSIFRTLRQDGFIKAAQGQTSIEEVIAQTESEDPGPGTTQQR, encoded by the coding sequence ATGAACCCTGTCACTCCCAGAAACGCCGCGGCTTCGACCGCCCCCCGACCCGGGACGCTTGCTCCCGCGGCCAGGGCTGACGTGTCTGCGACGGGCAAGGGTAACCCCGATTCCGGGCGCGGCGTCCGCCCGCCGGCATCCGCGGACCCGGTGGCTGTCGCACCGGTCCGGCCGGGAGCGCCGGCAACCGGAGGCGGAACGCCCGGCCGTTTCGAAAGCGATTTTCTCTGGATGCCGGAAGCTCTCCGCAAACGGCACATCGGCGAGTCGAGCATCAAACTCGCCACCGAGTACTACAACCAGCGCGGCCGCCGCATGAGTTTCGGCGCCGTGCTGGTCGAGCTGGGCATCGTCACCCCGACCAACCTCACCCAGCTCATCGCCTCCCATCACGGACTGCCCACGACCAGCCTGGCCAACATCCGCATCCCGGCCGACGTCACCCGGATCATCCCGCCGACCATCGCCCGCCGCTTCCGGGTGGTCGTCCTGCGGCGCACGGGCAACAAGGTGGCCCTGGCGGTCAGCGATCCCTCCATTCCCGGCTTTTCGGAAGTCATCTCCATCCTCACGCGTCACGGCATCAACGAGATCGATTACCACATCGCGGCCGATGCGGAGGTCCTCGCCAAACTTGACGAACTCTTCGCAACCAAGGCCGATGTTTCCGATCCCGGCCGTTTCTTCGACCTGCTCGTCACCGACGCCGTCAACATGGGCGTTTCCGACATTCACGTCGTACCCGAAGAAACGCTGACCCAGATCAAGTTCCGCATCGACGGCGTCATTCACCCTTACCGCGTCGTCGACGGCGCCGTGCGCGAATCCATCGCCGCCCGCATCAAGATGAAGGGCAACCTCGACATCGCCCTGAAACACATCCCCCAGGACGGCCGCGCCAAGCTCGTCCTCGCCGGCAAGAAAATCAATCTGCGTTTCTCCTCCCTGCCCACGCTCTTCGGCGAGAGCATCGTCATCCGTATCCTCGACCAGTCCAAAGGCATCGTGCCGCTGGAAAGGCTCGGCATGCTCGACGACACCAAGGCGGCCATCCTCGCGGCGGCCAACGCTCCCTTCGGCTTCACCTACTTCGTCGGCCCCACCGGCTCCGGCAAGACGACTTCACTCTACTCCATCATCAACACCCTCGACGTCACCAACTACACCATGATGACGCTCGAGGACCCCATCGAGTACGAGTTCCGCAACATCCGGCAGACCGAAGTCACCGAGTCGCTCACCTTCGGCCTCGGCCTCCGCTCCCTGCTCCGCCAGGACCCCGACTACATCCTCGTCGGCGAGACGCGCGACAAGGAGACGGCCGAGCTCTCCATGCGCGCCGCGCTCACCGGCCACACCGGTTTTTCCACCCTTCACGCCAACACCGCGCTCGGCGGCATCGCCCGCCTCATCGATATCGGGGTGGAGCCGAGCATCATCATCGGCGCGGTCAATCTCTTCGTCTCCCAGCGCCTCATCCGCCGCCTTTGCGAGTGCAAGGAACCGCACCCGCAGAGCGCCGCGCTGGCCGAAATCCACGGCATCCGGCTCGAGCCGGGCCAGAGCCTCTGGCGCCCCAGGCCGGGCGGCTGCCCGAAATGCAACGGCAACGGCTACAAGGGCCGCGTCGGCCTCTACGAATGCCGCCCGGTCGAGCCCTTCGCCGACGTGATCGTGCGGCTGGGCAAGGACGCCCTCCGCGAGTGCGAGGCACTCGCCCGAAAACTTTGCGCAACCGAAACTGAACAAACGGGAAGTTCGATTTTCCGCACCCTGCGACAGGACGGCTTCATCAAGGCCGCCCAGGGGCAGACTTCCATCGAGGAAGTGATCGCGCAAACGGAGTCGGAAGACCCCGGTCCCGGAACAACACAACAAAGATAA